The Apium graveolens cultivar Ventura chromosome 11, ASM990537v1, whole genome shotgun sequence genome has a window encoding:
- the LOC141698155 gene encoding metallothionein-like protein 1: protein MSSCGSSSCSCGSGCKCGSGCSCAHLDLENTTTATIIVGVAPVKSNFEGEEKSFGAEGGHACKCGSSCTCDPCNC, encoded by the exons ATGTCTAGCTGCGGATCATCATCATGTAGCTGTGGTTCTGGCTGCAAGTGTGGCAGCGGCTGCAG CTGTGCACACCTTGACCTTGAGAACACCACAACTGCTACAATTATTGTCGGTGTTGCACCAGTGAAGAG TAACTTTGAAGGGGAGGAGAAGAGCTTTGGAGCGGAAGGAGGTCATGCTTGCAAGTGCGGATCAAGCTGCACTTGTGATCCATGCAACTGCTGA
- the LOC141698154 gene encoding outer envelope pore protein 16, chloroplastic-like: MPQTGFSGSVSSPKVDVFIDTGNQFLNHTVDGFLKIGSVAVARAAAQETYNVVAQGHVDLEQSLTKMCKEGIFFGTVAGVYVGMDYGMEKIRGTRDWKNALLAGAATGVLVSAVGNNKRDKIVQDAITGGAVAAAAQFITYLT; this comes from the exons ATGCCACAAACAGGATTCAGTGGGTCAGTTTCCTCGCCCAAGGTGGACGTCTTCATCGACACGGGCAATCAGTTTCTTAATCACACTGTCGACGGTTTCTTAAAGATTGGTTCT GTTGCTGTGGCAAGAGCAGCTGCACAGGAAACTTATAATGTTGTTGCACAAG GACACGTTGACTTGGAGCAATCG CTAACAAAAATGTGTAAAGAAGGCATATTTTTTG GAACTGTAGCTGGGGTTTATGTCGGAATGGATTATGGAATGGAGAAGATCCGCGGCACCAGAGACTGG AAGAATGCATTACTTGCTGGTGCAGCCACTGGTGTTCTGGTATCTGCAGTTGGCAATAACAAGAGGGACAAAATTGTGCAGGATGCAATCACAGGCGGGGCAGTTGCAGCTGCTGCACAGTTCATCACCTATCTGACATAA